A region of Vigna radiata var. radiata cultivar VC1973A chromosome 6, Vradiata_ver6, whole genome shotgun sequence DNA encodes the following proteins:
- the LOC106763660 gene encoding flavanone 3-dioxygenase 3-like, with product MAEITSTQPKLNVPPVENITSSQHSADLFSASDHNIPTVDYSLLFSDNPVQRFLALENLRQACQEYGFFYLVNHTIPDEVLDATLKGFSDFFDPKTIHERRVFCKSGPSDKIRWDVNSSAGENREYLKVIAHPQFHAPSNPSGIRKILEEYHKEMRNIVAGLGRSVSRTLGFEEDYIEKEFNLKSGFDVMAMNLYPPNFRSKGEIGIPEHTDPGFVVTLVQDVDGGLQILSHQGKWINVYIPHHAILIQLGDHLEVLTNGKYKSHIHRVIVKKNKVPRISVVTLHGPQLEKFISPGVDFVDEEHPQRYHGMTYKESLEANGGDEIDVQSSLHKIRFL from the exons ATGGCTGAAATAACATCAACTCAACCTAAATTGAATGTCCCCCCAGTTGAGAACATTACTTCTTCTCAGCACAGTGCAGATCTTTTTTCTGCTTCGGATCATAACATACCCACGGTTGATTACTCTCTACTATTTTCTGATAACCCTGTTCAACGATTTCTTGCCCTAGAAAACCTTCGCCAAGCATGTCAAGAATATGGCTTTTTCTAT TTGGTAAACCACACCATCCCAGATGAAGTGTTGGACGCTACTCTAAAGGGGTTTTCTGATTTCTTTGATCCAAAAACCATACATGAAAGAAGGGTCTTCTGCAAAAGTGGTCCATCTGATAAAATTCGATGGGACGTAAACTCGTCTGCTGGAGAAAATAGGGAATATCTCAAAGTTATCGCACATCCCCAGTTCCATGCTCCTTCTAATCCATCAGGAATTAg aaaaattttagaagaataTCACAAAGAAATGAGGAATATAGTAGCAGGGTTGGGAAGATCAGTGTCCAGAACATTAGGGTTTGAAGAAGACTACATAGAGAAGGAGTTCAACCTGAAGTCAGGGTTTGATGTGATGGCTATGAATCTTTATCCACCAAATTTTAGGTCAAAGGGAGAGATTGGTATCCCTGAACACACTGACCCTGGTTTTGTGGTAACCCTAGTGCAAGATGTAGATGGTGGACTCCAAATACTATCCCATCAAGGAAAGTGGATCAATGTTTATATACCCCATCATGCCATACTCATCCAACTTGGTGATCATCTTGAG GTCTTAACCAATGGAAAGTATAAGAGTCACATCCATCGAGTTATTGTCAAGAAAAATAAGGTGCCAAGGATCTCTGTGGTCACCCTTCATGGACCTCAGTTGGAGAAATTCATCAGCCCGGGCGTAGATTTTGTTGATGAAGAACATCCACAAAGATACCATGGGATGACCTATAAAGAATCATTGGAAGCAAATGGGGGTGATGAGATAGATGTGCAGTCCTCCCTTCACAAAATTAGATTTTTGTGA
- the LOC106763012 gene encoding F-box protein SKP2B, whose product MEMVGKEGLRTGVLNLSFGKLMMVGGGENSGKGVNLKAGVITDWKDIPVELLMQILSLVDDQTVIIASEVCRGWREAICFGLTRLSLSWCSKNMNNLVLSLTPKFTKLQTLILRQDKPQLEDNAVASIANFCHDLQILDLSKSFKLTDRSLYAIALGCWHLTKLNISGCSAFSDSALAYLASLCRELKVLNLCGCVKAASDTALQAIGRYCNQLQSLNLGWCENVSDVGVTSLAYGCPDLRTLDLCGCVLITDDSVIALANRCPHLRSLGLYYCQNITDRAMYSLAQSKVKNRMWGSVKGGNDEDGLRTLNISQCTALTPSAVQAVCDSSPALHTCSGRHSLIMSGCLSLTSVHCACAVQAHRGISTIPNTAH is encoded by the exons ATGGAAATGGTTGGCAAGGAGGGTTTGAGAACTGGGGTGTTGAACTTGAGTTTTGGGAAGCTTATGATggttggtggtggtgaaaataGTGGGAAAGGAGTGAACTTGAAAGCTGGGGTGATCACTGATTGGAAAGATATTCCAGTGGAGCTTTTGATGCAAATTTTGTCACTTGTTGATGATCAAACGGTGATCATAGCTTCTGAAGTTTGTCGTGGGTGGAGAGAGGCAATTTGCTTTGGCCTTACCCGGTTGTCACTCTCATG GTGTAGCAAGAACATGAATAACTTGGTCCTATCCCTTACTCCTAAATTTACAAAACTGCAAACTTTAATCCTTCGTCAAGACAAACCTCAACTAGAGGACAATGCTGTTGCGTCTATTGCAAATTTCTGTCATGACCTGCAAATCCTGGACCTCAGCAAAAGTTTCAAGCTCACAGATCGTTCATTATATGCCATAGCCCTAGGTTGTTGGCATCTTACAAAACTGAACATTAGTGGTTGTTCAGCCTTTAGTGACAGTGCTCTGGCTTACCTAGCAAGTTTATGCAGAGAGCTGAAAGTATTGAATCTATGTGGATGTGTTAAAGCTGCATCCGACACTGCACTACAG GCAATTGGACGTTACTGCAATCAGTTACAGTCTTTGAACCTTGGATGGTGTGAAAATGTCAGTGATGTTGGAGTAACGAGTTTAGCTTATGGCTGCCCTGATCTTCGAACACTTGACTTGTGTGGTTGTGTCCTTATAACAG ATGACAGTGTAATTGCCTTGGCAAACAGATGTCCTCATCTTAGGTCCCTTGGACTGTACTATTGCCAAAACATAACAGACAGAGCAATGTATTCTTTGGCACAAAGCAAAGTGAAGAATAGAATGTGGGGATCTGTGAAAGGTGGAAATGATGAAGATGGATTAAGGACTTTGAACATCAGCCAATGCACAGCACTCACCCCTTCTGCTGTTCAGGCTGTGTGTGACTCATCCCCTGCACTCCACACCTGTTCTGGAAGACACTCACTCATCATGAGTGGTTGTCTCAGTCTGACATCTGTGCACTGTGCATGTGCTGTCCAAGCACACCGTGGTATCAGCACCATTCCTAATACAGCACATTGA